One Dysidea avara chromosome 7, odDysAvar1.4, whole genome shotgun sequence genomic region harbors:
- the LOC136259998 gene encoding uncharacterized protein, which translates to MAAGSTLGKFLLDSNWQMEVPRIFQVLKPSQSVLVAGCGGGYDITSGLPLYFNLTKQGKQVHLANLSFSDIDGLTSTFYCSNCVKVDSHLKIKRQNPSYFPEYYLSRWFKEKWNEEVPIYAFAREIGVKELTKAYNKIVAEHKIDAIVLVDGGTDSVTFGNEQLMGTPAEDHCSMAAVHGASNVPVKLLACLGFGVDSFHGVSHGLFLENTAKLEQTGGYLGCFSISKSSPECKLYMEAYNAIAANMQASIVCTSIISALQGHFGDHHTTRRTGSSELFINPLMGIYWTYQLDKVMEQIPYTPKLADTKSMNDVGKTIADHHSKQEHRKRIQLPM; encoded by the coding sequence ATGGCAGCAGGAAGCACTCTTGGCAAGTTCCTCCTTGATTCAAACTGGCAAATGGAAGTGCCTCGTATATTTCAGGTTTTAAAGCCTTCGCAGAGTGTACTTGTCGCGGGCTGTGGCGGTGGATACGATATCACAAGTGGGCTACCCTTGTACTTTAACTTGACGAAACAAGGGAAACAGGTACACCTCGCAAACTTGTCCTTCTCTGATATAGATGGTCTCACTAGCACATTTTACTGCTCCAATTGTGTAAAGGTGGATTCCCATCTGAAGATAAAACGTCAAAATCCATCATATTTCCCTGAATATTACCTGAGTCGGTGGTTCAAGGAAAAATGGAATGAAGAAGTACCGATTTATGCCTTTGCTAGAGAAATTGGAGTGAAGGAGCTGACAAAGGCATACAACAAGATCGTTGCTGAGCACAAGATTGATGCAATAGTTTTGGTAGATGGTGGTACGGACAGTGTAACATTTGGTAATGAGCAGTTAATGGGTACCCCAGCAGAGGACCATTGTAGCATGGCTGCTGTACACGGTGCTAGCAATGTTCCAGTCAAACTCTTGGCATGCCTAGGATTTGGGGTGGATTCATTTCATGGTGTATCTCATGGTCTTTTCCTAGAGAATACTGCCAAATTGGAGCAGACAGGTGGGTATCTTGGATGCTTTTCTATATCCAAGAGTTCTCCTGAGTGCAAGTTGTACATGGAGGCTTACAATGCAATTGCAGCTAACATGCAAGCATCTATTGTCTGCACATCCATCATCAGTGCCCTACAGGGTCACTTTGGTGATCACCATACCACTAGAAGGACTGGCTCCTCTGAGCTATTCATCAATCCACTGATGGGCATTTATTGGACTTATCAGCTTGACAAAGTAATGGAACAGATTCCCTATACACCTAAACTAGCTGATACCAAATCAATGAATGACGTTGGTAAAACTATTGCAGACCACCACTCCAAACAAGAACACCGAAAACGGATTCAACTACCAATGTAG
- the LOC136259992 gene encoding putative leucine-rich repeat-containing protein DDB_G0290503 isoform X1, with product MSESSLKKAAAESTGQRLVKKRIVSSTAATRTKPLPKPASLIELEEVDRSSAKDSSKSATVHKLEREVQELRKENASLKKELTEVRAIYDQLVLEQPSECFNERRVLMLKSQIIQLERQLLLFTHSLESRSTSLLEANNKLDNLIEELQRKASTLKLNMTKEDITHQLDLLNDLKKTLNRPTQLSVDKLAQPLMFLNSFVNPRVEDGGQHTLLDICCGKMDLINLRQVARLESKLAHLYQNLVGLQSSINVLLHCHGVDVVADESKTHMMERLYLAKSDLQQCCCDLLQLSLLMPSAPWPSLKSSQDEFGFTVDSIITSLPPFVRDKKEGRDVIHGAVKAFTYANNMLQSKCNSLTKELSFYESVYKLQIDHISSFYQSVITAYDKFAEEVRQCISKPLNAILVAYDELSQFATDEALRHLLSVFHEHHDKLREVVSQLDGHKSQGVEVLTQFGKSFFDALITLEQQHSGRK from the exons ATGTCAGAATCATCATTGAAGAAGGCTGCAGCAGAAAGCACAGGACAAAGGCTAGTTAAGAAAAGGATTGTTAGTTCTACAGCAGCTACAAGAACCAAGCCACTACCTAAGCCCGCTAGTTTAATAGAACTCGAAGAAGTTGACAGGAGCTCCGCTAAAGATAGCTCAAAGTCTGCAACTGTCCACAAATTGGAGAGAGAAGTACAG GAACTAAGAAAGGAGAACGCTTCTTTAAAGAAAGAGCTGACAGAAGTCCG AGCAATTTATGATCAGCTTGTACTAGAGCAGCCATCAGAATGTTTTAACGAGAGAAGAGTCCTCATGCTTAAATCTCAAATCATACAATTGGAAAGACAA CTTTTACTGTTTACACATTCCCTTGAGAGTCGTTCTACAAGCTTGTTAGAGGCTAATAATAAATTAGACAACTTAATTGAGGAGTTGCA GAGAAAAGCATCAACCCTCAAATTGAACATGACAAAAGAAGACATTACACATCAGCTAGACCTGCTAAATGATTTGAAGAAAACACTCAACAGACCCACACAG TTATCAGTGGATAAGTTAGCCCAGCCATTAATGTTTTTGAACTCTTTTGTAAACCCTCGTGTTGAAGATGGTGGCCAGCACACACTGTTAGATATTTGCTGTGGGAAGATGGACCTAATCAATCTACGACAAGTG GCTCGGCTGGAATCAAAACTAGCACATCTCTATCAGAACTTAGTGGGACTACAATCATCAATTAATGTGTTACTACACTGTCATGGCGTAGATGTGGTAGCTGATGAGAGTAAGACACACATGATGGAAAGACTTTATCTAGCTAAATCAGACCTCCAGCAATGTTGTTGTGACTTATTACAGCTCTCACTGCTGATGCCATCTGCTCCATGG CCTAGTTTAAAGAGTTCACAAGATGAATTTGGGTTTACCGTTGACTCCATTATCACAAGCCTTCCACCATTTGTTAGGGACAAGAAGGAG GGAAGAGATGTGATACATGGTGCTGTTAAGGCATTCACTTATGCTAATAATATGTTACAGTCTAAA TGTAATTCTCTCACTAAAGAGCTATCTTTTTATGAATCTGTTTATAAGCTACAAATTGACCATATCAGCTCATTCTATCAGTCAGTAAT TACTGCATATGACAAGTTTGCTGAAGAAGTGCGTCAATGTATTTCCAAACCACTTAATG CCATCTTAGTGGCTTATGATGAGTTAAGCCAATTTGCTACTGATGAGGCACTACGGCATTTACTATCTGTATTTCATGAACATCATGACAAG CTGAGAGAAGTTGTAAGTCAGTTAGATGGTCATAAAAGCCAAG GTGTGGAAGTATTAACACAATTTGGTAAAAGTTTCTTTGATGCATTGATCACACTGGAGCAACAACACTCAGGAAGAAAATAA
- the LOC136259989 gene encoding uncharacterized protein, with the protein MGSGENSTTSAVVQRLNQAAQEQLEKGNYDKALEHYVSAVEESERDDDRDTNYTCLLNAGACMVSLGRCKEGLQLLERAIDIVHTLGKELDKEAAAIHADVYFNAGIAAQELKDFSKAVSYFRTSLELYLDYNLKEYASEACTNLAKCYRHLGDRDKEIDAWIGSQKLYHDLGNCDGEALAYGELVVAYLLGNKITECRQTLCTAKMMCLRSTNPRTQGQLYAQFGLVYTALGLYEEALASFERALPLVKSSCQSQQLEGTILQNMGVVYNEKGLYADAIVYHTEASTIHGQLENYQAQVKSLCNLGVAHAQLKDYTKAIETFTSALEKATLIEDYILQLQALEGMGSVYYQMKKFSIAKENYHNALGVLRHIKYDTGLARERIMEEISNVVEAEQQQMIAFQNALAESVGSHHGKRTLHRDHSMSDPTRPTSAMDHSSHLLSPTTDMSKSLSSGGIDSTGLQVARPILPNVVESSYDSPDGSSLRNGSSRLRSAQVPMYVERKRQLPPLTTPQTTPPPRVITVADGNTKSVQSHLELQQTIRSLQYGTSTDGKSHTNSTAYTPAAARNTPAFSKNTPTPPSTAPTRHSTAKQMPSSSSRLEAYNEDYEQQLLNDYMNTYTDDNYKVFSTDSNEQTDSDSGNDELGASIFSRHASQQHRTSSKQRTSGRPPRTPYRRRLLTPRVPQVVQEGSLAISPTARQEHEARKNKNAAAKNVTRTNSSSSNQQRIATSPATTSSPATSRSSSQQSRLCIIL; encoded by the exons ATGGGATCTGGTGAAAACTCTACGACGTCTGCTGTAGTACAGCGGCTAAATCAAGCTGCCCAGGAACAATTAGAGAAAGGTAATTATGATAAAGCTTTGGAACACTACGTGTCCGCAGTTGAAGAGTCAGAGCGAGATGACGACCGCGACACGAATTACACGTGTCTGCTGAACGCAGGCGCATGTATGGTGTCTTTGGGGAGGTGCAAAGAAGGCTTGCAGTTGTTAGAAAGAGCAATTGACATCGTTCACACATTGGGAAAGGAATTAGACAAGGAGGCCGCGGCAATTCACGCCGATGTGTACTTCAATGCCGGTATAGCTGCTCAGGAACTGAAGGACTTCAGTAAAGCCGTATCATACTTTAGAACCAGCCTGGAGCTATACTTGGACTACAATCTCAAAGAGTATGCTAGTGAAGCTTGCACTAATCTTGCCAAGTGCTATCGACATTTGGGAGACAGAGACAAAGAAATTGATGCATGGATAGGCAGTCAGAAACTGTACCATGATCTGGGGAACTGTGATGGTGAAGCATTAGCTTATGGTGAACTTGTGGTGGCCTATTTATTAGGGAATAAGATCACTGAGTGTCGGCAGACATTGTGTACTGCCAAGATGATGTGCTTAAGAAGCACCAACCCTAGAACACAAG GTCAACTGTATGCTCAATTTGGCTTGGTGTATACTGCCCTCGGGCTCTACGAAGAAGCCCTAGCCAGTTTTGAACGTGCTTTACCACTGGTAAAGAGCAGTTGTCAGTCACAACAGCTTGAGGGGACTATACTACAGAACATGGGAGTTGTTTACAACGAGAAGGGCTTGTATGCAGATGCCATAGTTTACCACACAGAGGCATCAACTATCCATG GTCAACTAGAAAACTACCAGGCTCAAGTGAAATCTTTATGCAACCTTGGTGTGGCACATGCCCAATTAAAAGATTACACCAAAGCAATTGAGACATTTACCAgtgcccttgaaaaggctacgCTGATAGAGGATTATATCTTACAACTGCAAGCACTAGAGGGAATGGGCTCTGTTTACTATCAAATGAAAAAGTTCTCTATAGCAAAAGAAAATTATCATAATGCACTTGGTGTACTTAGACACATTAAATATGATACGGGACTCGCCAGAGAGAGAATAATGGAAGAAATTTCTAATGTAGTGGAAGCAGAACAACAGCAAATGATAGCATTTCAAAATGCCTTGGCAGAGTCAGTTGGATCCCATCATGGTAAACGGACACTACACAGGGACCACAGTATGAGTGATCCTACCAGACCAACTTCTGCCATGGACCATTCTAGCCACTTACTGTCTCCAACAACTGACATGTCTAAGAGCTTAAGCAGTGGTGGCATTGATTCTACTGGATTACAAGTAGCAAGACCCATCCTTCCTAATGTTGTAGAGAGCAGCTACGACAGCCCTGATGGGTCCAGTTTGAGAAATGGTTCCAGTCGTCTCAGATCTGCACAGGTGCCAATGTATGTGGAGAGGAAACGTCAACTACCACCTCTCACAACCCCTCAGACCACGCCTCCACCGAGAGTCATTACTGTGGCTGATGGTAACACAAAATCTGTACAATCTCACTTGGAACTTCAGCAGACTATTAGATCACTACAGTACGGCACTAGCACAGATGGAAAATCTCATACAAACTCAACTGCTTATACCCCTGCTGCTGCCAGAAATACTCCAGCTTTTTCCAAGAACACTCCTACACCACCTAGCACTGCTCCTACCAGACATAGCACAGCCAAACAGATGCCATCATCTTCCTCAAGACTTGAGGCATACAATGAGGACTATGAACAACAATTGTTGAATGATTATATGAATACTTACACAGATGATAATTACAAAGTATTTTCTACAGATTCTAATGAACAGACTGACTCTGATAGTGGTAATGATGAACTTGGAGCAAGTATCTTCAGCAGACATGCATCCCAACAACACAGAACTTCTTCTAAGCAGAGAACATCAGGTCGTCCACCCAGAACACCTTATCGCAGAAGACTATTAACACCACGTGTGCCCCAAGTCGTGCAGGAGGGCAGCCTGGCCATCAGTCCTACTGCCAGACAGGAACATGAGGCACGTAAAAACAAAAATGCTGCTGCAAAAAATGTCACAAGAACCAACAGCTCCAGTTCTAATCAACAGCGTATTGCTACATCACCAGCCACTACTTCATCCCCAGCAACCAGCAGGAGTAGCAGCCAACAATCCAGACTGTGCATTATTTTATAG
- the LOC136259999 gene encoding cilia- and flagella-associated protein 161-like: protein MSVRTYNPSVRVGNWNEDIALEEDIVKDFLAKKDNGELMVQKTHNLLQTILKPLPLPDSPDGNLRFGDKVCIHHVPTKSLVSAYMSTFAAHEATCLQPSSPVASSQSLVPCTRNIFVVNSYDKQVNVGDVVRYGEKVTLSTLADGVGGGLYLHSATATFMKCAKHSRQQEVLLMDTITYDVAWRFLCFDPNERLETEGEPVPVNKKLFVNHCKTNQHLAALEEFGHKTPFGREYEVTATTKLNSHKAEEPANHFAVVMGNPAEVADSF from the exons ATGAGCGTTCGTACATACAATCCTTCTGTTCGGGTGGGAAATTGGAATGAAGACATTGCCCTTGAAGAG GACATTGTAAAGGATTTCCTTGCAAAGAAAGATAATGGAGAACTGATGGTTCAGAAGACACACAACCTGCTTCAGACCATATTAAAGCCTTTGCCACTGCCTGATTCTCCAGATGGCAACCTACGATTTGGTGATAAAGTGTGCATCCATCATGTACCCACCAAATCACTTGTGTCAGCATACATGTCCACCTTTGCTGCTCATGAAGCAACATGCCTTCAACCATCATCACCAGTAGCTTCTTCACAGTCACTAGTACCTTGTACTAGAAATATATTTGTTGTTAACAG TTATGATAAACAAGTTAATGTTGGTGATGTGGTCAGATATGGGGAGAAGGTAACATTATCCACTTTAGCTGATGGTGTAGGTGGTGGACTCTACTTGCACAGTGCCACAGCAACATTCATGAAGTGTGCCAAACATTCTCGACAACAGGAAGTCTTACTAATGGACACCATAACCTACGATGTGGCATG GAGGTTTCTCTGTTTTGACCCTAATGAAAGATTGGAAACAGAAGGAGAGCCAGTTCCT GTGAACAAGAAATTATTTGTTAACCACTGTAAGACTAACCAGCACTTAGCAGCTCTAGAAGAATTTGGCCACAA GACACCATTTGGTCGTGAATATGAAGTCACTGCAACTACCAAACTTAACTCACACAAAGCTGAAGAACCTGCCAACCACTTTGCAGTGGTTATGGGAAACCCAGCAGAAGTCGCTGATTCATTTTAA
- the LOC136260001 gene encoding translocon-associated protein subunit beta-like encodes MAIVFKLQLFILLLSVFLFHQAQGNAKLLASKIILNEFLVEEKDLTVVYSIYNIGSSTAQSVSLRDDSFYEGDFEIVNGLLSVTWDKIPANNNVTHTVIVRPKFSNIYNMSYAQVKYSDEESNYVGYTSAPGYIRVLKYNEFSREHVSHVVDWLAFALMASPTIGIPFIVWYWSHSYYEALKGKKQA; translated from the exons ATGGCCATTGTCTTCAAG TTACAGTTATTTATTCTATTGCTGAGCGTATTCTTGTTTCACCAAGCGCAAGGGAACGCCAAACTACTCGCTTCCAAGATCATCCTCAACGAATTTCTGGTAGAAGAGAAAGACTTAACAGTTGTGTACTCCATCTACAATATTGGGTCAAG CACAGCACAGTCAGTATCATTGAGGGACGATTCATTCTATGAAGGAGACTTTGAGATAGTTAATGGCCTGTTGTCTGTCACTTGGGACAAGATTCCTGC TAACAACAATGTTACTCACACTGTCATTGTAAGACCCAAGTTTTCTAATATCTATAACATGTCTTATGCTCAAGTGAAGTATTCTGATGAAGAGTCCAATTAT GTGGGCTATACTAGTGCTCCAGGATATATTCGAGTACTCAAGTACAATGAGTTTTCAAGAGAGCATGTTTCACATGTg GTTGATTGGTTAGCATTTGCATTGATGGCCAGCCCAACTATCGGTATACCTTTCATCGTCTGGTATTGGAGTCATTCTTACTATGAAGCACTGAAGGGGAAGAAACAAGCATGA
- the LOC136259992 gene encoding putative leucine-rich repeat-containing protein DDB_G0290503 isoform X2, translating into MSESSLKKAAAESTGQRLVKKRIVSSTAATRTKPLPKPASLIELEEVDRSSAKDSSKSATVHKLEREVQELRKENASLKKELTEVRAIYDQLVLEQPSECFNERRVLMLKSQIIQLERQLLLFTHSLESRSTSLLEANNKLDNLIEELQRKASTLKLNMTKEDITHQLDLLNDLKKTLNRPTQLSVDKLAQPLMFLNSFVNPRVEDGGQHTLLDICCGKMDLINLRQVARLESKLAHLYQNLVGLQSSINVLLHCHGVDVVADENLQQCCCDLLQLSLLMPSAPWPSLKSSQDEFGFTVDSIITSLPPFVRDKKEGRDVIHGAVKAFTYANNMLQSKCNSLTKELSFYESVYKLQIDHISSFYQSVITAYDKFAEEVRQCISKPLNAILVAYDELSQFATDEALRHLLSVFHEHHDKLREVVSQLDGHKSQGVEVLTQFGKSFFDALITLEQQHSGRK; encoded by the exons ATGTCAGAATCATCATTGAAGAAGGCTGCAGCAGAAAGCACAGGACAAAGGCTAGTTAAGAAAAGGATTGTTAGTTCTACAGCAGCTACAAGAACCAAGCCACTACCTAAGCCCGCTAGTTTAATAGAACTCGAAGAAGTTGACAGGAGCTCCGCTAAAGATAGCTCAAAGTCTGCAACTGTCCACAAATTGGAGAGAGAAGTACAG GAACTAAGAAAGGAGAACGCTTCTTTAAAGAAAGAGCTGACAGAAGTCCG AGCAATTTATGATCAGCTTGTACTAGAGCAGCCATCAGAATGTTTTAACGAGAGAAGAGTCCTCATGCTTAAATCTCAAATCATACAATTGGAAAGACAA CTTTTACTGTTTACACATTCCCTTGAGAGTCGTTCTACAAGCTTGTTAGAGGCTAATAATAAATTAGACAACTTAATTGAGGAGTTGCA GAGAAAAGCATCAACCCTCAAATTGAACATGACAAAAGAAGACATTACACATCAGCTAGACCTGCTAAATGATTTGAAGAAAACACTCAACAGACCCACACAG TTATCAGTGGATAAGTTAGCCCAGCCATTAATGTTTTTGAACTCTTTTGTAAACCCTCGTGTTGAAGATGGTGGCCAGCACACACTGTTAGATATTTGCTGTGGGAAGATGGACCTAATCAATCTACGACAAGTG GCTCGGCTGGAATCAAAACTAGCACATCTCTATCAGAACTTAGTGGGACTACAATCATCAATTAATGTGTTACTACACTGTCATGGCGTAGATGTGGTAGCTGATGAGA ACCTCCAGCAATGTTGTTGTGACTTATTACAGCTCTCACTGCTGATGCCATCTGCTCCATGG CCTAGTTTAAAGAGTTCACAAGATGAATTTGGGTTTACCGTTGACTCCATTATCACAAGCCTTCCACCATTTGTTAGGGACAAGAAGGAG GGAAGAGATGTGATACATGGTGCTGTTAAGGCATTCACTTATGCTAATAATATGTTACAGTCTAAA TGTAATTCTCTCACTAAAGAGCTATCTTTTTATGAATCTGTTTATAAGCTACAAATTGACCATATCAGCTCATTCTATCAGTCAGTAAT TACTGCATATGACAAGTTTGCTGAAGAAGTGCGTCAATGTATTTCCAAACCACTTAATG CCATCTTAGTGGCTTATGATGAGTTAAGCCAATTTGCTACTGATGAGGCACTACGGCATTTACTATCTGTATTTCATGAACATCATGACAAG CTGAGAGAAGTTGTAAGTCAGTTAGATGGTCATAAAAGCCAAG GTGTGGAAGTATTAACACAATTTGGTAAAAGTTTCTTTGATGCATTGATCACACTGGAGCAACAACACTCAGGAAGAAAATAA
- the LOC136259997 gene encoding guanine nucleotide-binding protein subunit beta-5-like, which produces MATPDVPEDRTVLLKKCSELKEALRFEKSRLADTHLSEAAADVEEIVMDCPLVAMKQRKLLKGHRRKVLHFDWCPDSRHLLSGAQDSFAYVWDGFMSQKKFQLQLQEDTWVTTCAYAPSETVIALGGMHSKCVVYRVDSQDTIKATQTRHTVATHNGFITSCAFLKSDQQLLTASSDKTCALWDVERLEPVLVFKGHTKNVLELDTCPKDTFNLFASASCDHTARIWDIRTGKCVVKFDGHDSDVNAVRFYPTSESIGTASNDGTCRLFDLRADQEISIYTTASILFGASSLDFSKSGRVLFAGYNDHTLRAWDTLKETQLAVWIGHQDRLSHVQVSPDGMALCTSSWDGTLAIWA; this is translated from the exons ATGGCTACTCCAGACGTTCCTGAAGATCGTACTGTGCTCCTTAAGAAATGTAGTGAACTGAAGGAAGCGCTAAGATTCGAGAAGAGTCGCTTAGCGGACACTCACT TATCAGAAGCTGCTGCTGACGTTGAAGAAATAGTCATGGATTGTCCACTGGTAGCTATGAAGCAGCGAAAATTGCTTAAAGGCCACCGTCGAAAAGTGTTACATTTTGATTGGTGTCCAGATAGTCGCCATTTACTCAGTGGAGCACAG GATTCGTTTGCTTACGTGTGGGATGGCTTTATGAGTCAGAAG AAATTTCAACTTCAACTACAAGAAGACACATGGGTCACTACTTGTGCATATGCTCCATCAGAAACTGTAATAGCATTAGG GGGTATGCACAGTAAGTGTGTAGTGTATCGTGTTGACAGTCAGGACACAATAAAAGCAACACAAACAAGACACACAGTTGCAACACACAATGGTTTTATCACATCGTGCGCTTTCTTAAAGTCAGATCAGCAG TTATTGACTGCAAGTTCTGACAAAACATGTGCTCTTTGGGATGTCGAGAGATTAGAGCCAGTCTTGGTGTTTAAAGGGCACACCAAGAATGTGCTTGAATTAGATACTTGCCCTAAGGATACATTCAATCTGTTTGCATCAGCG AGTTGTGATCACACTGCTCGGATATGGGATATACGTACTGGCAAATGTGTGGTGAAATTTGATGGACATGACAGTGACGTCAATGCTGTACGCTTTTATCCCACCAGTGAGTCAATTGGTACAGCATCCAATGATGGAACG TGTCGCTTATTTGACCTAAGAGCTGATCAAGAAATTAGTATATATACCACTGCAAGTATATTATTTGGTGCATCATCTTTAGATTTCTCAAAGAGTG GGAGAGTGTTATTTGCTGGATATAACGACCACACTCTGAGAGCCTGGGACACACTTAAG GAAACTCAACTGGCTGTGTGGATTGGCCATCAAGATAGGCTTTCACATGTTCAAGTATCTCCAGATGGCATGGCTTTGTGTACAAGCAGTTGGGATGGGACACTAGCT ATATGGGCGTGA
- the LOC136260002 gene encoding U6 snRNA-associated Sm-like protein LSm6: MSRKQSPSDFLKQIIGRPVVVKLNSGVDYRGVLACLDGYMNIALEQTEEYVNGQLKNKYGDAFIRGNNVLYISTVRRR, encoded by the exons ATGAGCAGAAAGCAGTCACCCAGCGACTTCCTTAAGCAGATCATAGGAAGACCTGTGGTTGTTAAACTCAACTCTGGTGTCGATTATAGAG GTGTACTAGCATGCTTAGATGGATATATGAATATTGCTTTAGAACAGACTGAAGAGTATGTAAATGGACAG TTGAAGAACAAGTACGGTGATGCATTCATAAGAGGCAATAATG TTCTCTACATCAGTACAGTGAGAAGACGATAG